In Solanum stenotomum isolate F172 unplaced genomic scaffold, ASM1918654v1 scaffold13814, whole genome shotgun sequence, the DNA window GTGGCACAATTTTACCGATGACCATCTGGAATATGCCAAGGCTAAAACATGTACATGTTGAACCTGTTGCATCTTTTGATGGACGCATTCCTCAGACATCGACAAACATATGTTGCATTGAGACCTTGGCAACAGTGTCTCTCACTAATGAGCTAGTAGACTACATGGTCAAGAAGGCAAGCAGACTGCGAAAACTCAAATGCCACTGTAAAGAGCCTCTCAAACTCAAATTAAATGCTCTTCAACTTGAAACACTCAGTGTAAACGGtaagattttgaatttcacCTTGCCCGCGACACTAACAAAGCTAACTCTATCAGATGTTTTGTTGCCACAAAGTGAACTGTCTAATATCGGAAGATTACCAAATTTAGTGGTTCTCAAGTTGGAACATAGAGCATTTCAGCAGGAACAATGGGAGATCGAAGATGAAGAGTTTCTGAACCTCAAGGTTCTTAAATTAAGATCCCTTAAAATAACAACATGGAATGCCTCAGATGAGTCTTTATCCATTCTCGAACACCTTCTTATAGAAAACTGCTTTAATCTTCAAGAAATTCCTTCTAGGGTTGGAGATATTCAAACTCTAAAGATAGTTGAAGTGAAACGATGTGGTGAGTCTCTTGAAAAGTCAGTCAAGGACTTTAAAGAAGTGCAAGAAGGATATGGAAATGCAGAGCCCAAGGTCCTTATTTACCCCTTGCATATAAAAAGCGGCAACACTGGTTTAACAGGTAACTGACTCAAGATTAATTGCATCATCTTTTGAGCTTGTACACTTTTACCTGTTAAATCTTTCGTAAAATATATTTGAGAAGTGTTTCTTTGCTGTGCAGAAATAGAAGATTGCGATTGAAAGAGGGGATCTAATGGACCAGTTTTTCTCTTAAGCTGTTTCCTTTATTCATTATGCATAATAATCATATCCAGCTAGATGGATAATTTTCCTGTTTTTGAGTTTTGTGTGtacttcaaaataattttttcaatggATCCATTGCATTGATATATGaactttattatatgatattCTGTATGCTTTTATAttaacaccttgtttggatggttgttacccaTTATATTGTAtggttagtttaaatacaatacTTGTTTGGATTGTTActtaaatattattgtattttatcgTTTAGATCCATCGTTACCACGAAAAGTCTCATTTCATGTAATGACCGATTT includes these proteins:
- the LOC125850103 gene encoding putative late blight resistance protein homolog R1B-16; protein product: MECPMSDSSFQRSKELIHLKYLGIKGYMVSMPLWISNLSNLEVLLVITVGSGTILPMTIWNMPRLKHVHVEPVASFDGRIPQTSTNICCIETLATVSLTNELVDYMVKKASRLRKLKCHCKEPLKLKLNALQLETLSVNGKILNFTLPATLTKLTLSDVLLPQSELSNIGRLPNLVVLKLEHRAFQQEQWEIEDEEFLNLKVLKLRSLKITTWNASDESLSILEHLLIENCFNLQEIPSRVGDIQTLKIVEVKRCGESLEKSVKDFKEVQEGYGNAEPKVLIYPLHIKSGNTGLTEIEDCD